The following proteins are co-located in the Seriola aureovittata isolate HTS-2021-v1 ecotype China chromosome 7, ASM2101889v1, whole genome shotgun sequence genome:
- the fzd1 gene encoding frizzled-1 — MFYSRPLRTVLTLLFFILFINMGIFGVNGQYGGGDRGMSVPEHGFCQPISIPLCTDIAYNETIMPNLLGHTNQEDAGLEVHQFYPLVKVQCSPDLKFFLCSMYAPVCTVLEQALPPCRSLCERARQGCEALMNKFGFQWPDTLACESFPVHGAGELCVGQNMSDRTESEAPGPYPTERTPSDPINGQFRCPASLRVPPYLNYRFLGQENCGAPCEPKRSHGMMYFSEEELKFARIWIGIWSVLCCASTLFTVLTYLVDMKRFSYPERPIVFLSGCYSMVSIAYIAGFLLEDKVVCNDRFDNDIRTVVQGTKKEGCTILFMMLYFFSMASSIWWVILALTWFLAAGMKWGHEAIEANSQYFHLAAWAVPAIKTITILAVGQVDGDVLSGVCFVGINSVDALRGFVLAPLFVYLFIGTSFLLAGFVSLFRIRTIMKHDGTKTEKLEKLMVRIGIFSVLYTVPATIVIACYFYEQAFREQWERTWISQTCKTYAVPCPIQNHPNMSPDFTVFMIKYLMTLIVGITSGFWIWSGKTLNSWRRFYTRLANSKQGETTV, encoded by the coding sequence ATGTTTTACAGCAGGCCGCTCCGCACCGTGttgactttgttgttttttattctcttcatAAACATGGGGATTTTCGGAGTAAACGGGCAGTACGGCGGCGGGGACCGAGGAATGTCTGTCCCGGAGCACGGATTCTGCCAACCGATCTCCATTCCGCTGTGTACGGATATCGCCTACAACGAGACCATCATGCCGAACTTACTGGGTCACACCAACCAGGAGGACGCGGGGCTGGAGGTCCACCAGTTCTACCCGCTGGTGAAAGTGCAGTGCTCCCCGGATTTAAAGTTCTTCCTCTGCTCCATGTATGCGCCAGTATGCACGGTGCTCGAACAGGCGCTGCCCCCGTGCCGCTCTCTGTGCGAGCGCGCACGGCAGGGCTGCGAGGCGCTCATGAACAAGTTCGGCTTCCAATGGCCCGACACCCTCGCCTGCGAGTCTTTCCCGGTGCACGGCGCGGGAGAGCTGTGCGTCGGCCAGAACATGTCGGACCGCACCGAGTCTGAGGCCCCTGGTCCGTACCCCACCGAGCGCACTCCCTCTGATCCTATCAACGGTCAGTTCAGGTGCCCGGCCTCGCTCAGGGTGCCTCCCTATTTGAACTATCGCTTCCTCGGGCAGGAGAACTGCGGCGCTCCGTGCGAGCCTAAGAGATCCCACGGGATGATGTACTTCAGCGAGGAGGAGCTCAAATTCGCGCGAATATGGATCGGGATCTGgtctgtgttgtgctgtgcGTCCACCTTGTTCACCGTGCTGACGTACCTGGTGGACATGAAGCGCTTCAGCTACCCAGAGCGGCCCATCGTCTTCCTGTCTGGCTGCTACTCTATGGTGTCCATCGCTTACATTGCTGGATTTTTACTGGAGGACAAAGTGGTTTGCAATGACAGGTTTGATAATGACATCAGGACTGTGGTACAGGGCACTAAAAAGGAGGGCTGCACCATCCTTTTCATGATGCTGTACTTCTTCAGTATGGCCAGCTCCATCTGGTGGGTCATCCTGGCTCTCACCTGGTTCCTGGCAGCAGGAATGAAATGGGGCCACGAGGCTATCGAGGCTAATTCTCAGTACTTCCACCTGGCAGCCTGGGCCGTGCCCGCCATCAAGACTATTACCATCCTGGCTGTGGGGCAAGTGGATGGAGACGTGTTGAGTGGGGTCTGCTTCGTAGGAATCAACAGCGTGGATGCCCTGCGGGGCTTCGTTCTGGCGCCGCTGTTCGTCTACCTGTTCATCGGAACCTCCTTCCTCTTGGCGGGCTTCGTGTCCCTGTTTCGCATCCGGACCATCATGAAGCACGACGGCACCAAGACGGAGAAGCTGGAGAAGCTAATGGTGAGGATAGGGATCTTCAGCGTGCTGTACACTGTGCCGGCCACCATTGTCATCGCCTGCTACTTCTACGAGCAGGCCTTCAGAGAGCAGTGGGAGAGGACGTGGATCAGCCAGACGTGTAAGACATACGCGGTGCCATGTCCCATTCAGAACCACCCTAACATGAGCCCTGACTTCACGGTCTTCATGATAAAGTATCTCATGACGCTCATTGTGGGCATCACCTCTGGATTTTGGATCTGGTCTGGGAAGACACTCAACTCCTGGAGGAGGTTTTACACAAGACTGGCCAACAGTAAACAGGGTGAGACCACAGTGTAA